One window of Aerococcus tenax genomic DNA carries:
- a CDS encoding phage tail spike protein → MIFFTDRQFNTVAIADADSPAGLKLLDDDLNMQVKTGTSLYTAILKKNHPSVAQVTEGCFVFVPDFKNRLIVLEIMELEDYDNKKKIIAEDAGLDLLNEDTGPIKMKGTIKDFFNAITGDSGWEIGLNEVSDKNITLEYTGTATTTKRLTEIAGRFDAEISYSFGFKGNRLVHKYVNFHKKRGKEVGERLELGKEVKSIKRKVSITDLCTAVIATGQPHKEKIKTEKTVTEKVTIDDNNPEQKSGPPEKLKKFIEWFKAREGKVSYSMYSRMGPNSYDCSSAVHFAAKHAGLIPGNHYIGSTETLFGMKGTYLDEINRNQIRYGDIFVAGVQGASGGAGGHTGAVIDDSHIIHCNYGSNGIETTPINGRTGGPPVRWFRWRDAGEPTNSQPAKYWTNSDVTRHDLGYTLPGITAEQINNWVRSVSPSSAFNGQGNVFIESQKQSGLDARYLVAHAALESAWGNSNYGRNYHNYFGIGAFDSNPDNAKNYSNPGLAAGIIGGANWIAKNYYNGQWKQRTLYSMRFNNNVHQYATDPSWATKIANIMKGSERFVKPVSSTKQVKEVQKVITEEKEVEKETNLKDFRYDDGRFYTTGGGHLCDRETGKIWSRHSNSDEGYIVRRYDSQATSEKALFDEALRFLKNHNTPKVEYEVALNDLPENVDIGDTVRIIDNESNPPLYLDARLVEVTLKSDRPNRPKVGKAVFSNYVEKKAGITSLLIDLQEAAKSNRFKWESQPYTMAIDSSSGSLFKDGVLSTTLRANVRRLGIDQTAVIESFIWERVSQYPDKLTKTDAEWNTAHKIIGGNQLDLTAEDVELEATFTCSAMLDGVAVAVATYTIKNLNIGIYKQEAEPQNAKYGDIWQFDDGQRHWKREYQGNGKWVDTVTKRDLDKIQLMPGPPGAPGKDGERGLPGKDGRDGADGKNAYVHYAYADSADGRIGFTLTATPGKKYIGIYADHTQADSKDPKAYEWSLFKGQDGAQGLPGKAGADGRTPYVHYAWANDEDGHYDFSTYNSVQREFMGTCVTYSKDDPEDPKMYSWVRVKGEPGDPGDPGKRGPQGVQGPQGAQGPKGDTGATGAPGPRGPQGEKGATGAQGPTGPQGPKGADGARGPQGPQGATGPQGQRGPQGSPGLQGPPGKDGITTYTWVKYAEDANGKNMSDNPAGKSYLGLAQNKTSQTESNNPKDYTWIYTKGEKGVPGQPGARGPQGQTMYTWIKYANKPTGQGMSDQPDGKKYIGIAYNKTTPSKSTNAGDYAWSLMPQNIEIGGRNLILDSKKNVSNSDYPLINFNLAEDLIEQETYTLTVNAELASEKENFALYDSLGWGGQITLTKIRDSIYQGTFKYSPYKNHPQGLKADPRMVRLYPLPANKKGVSSYHWAKLEKGNTATDWTPAPEDVNDRIAAKASQNTVDELQKAQSALHTLMEQFPSPESLKDLSTQFSDLNAYAKQIETAVASNKTDLLDRFKIMELQVGSAQAFLQAVNRQLSFGEEGLMLGSEGSALKVVMDNERLSFLDSGKEVAYISGQTLYILSGVFISSLAVGNHKFEKQANSKIHTIVSLIGGA, encoded by the coding sequence TGTTTTTGTCCCCGATTTTAAAAATCGTCTGATAGTCCTGGAAATTATGGAGCTGGAAGACTATGACAATAAAAAGAAAATCATAGCCGAAGATGCCGGCCTTGATCTGCTGAATGAGGACACAGGCCCAATCAAAATGAAAGGCACAATTAAAGACTTCTTTAATGCTATTACTGGGGACAGCGGTTGGGAGATCGGGCTTAACGAGGTAAGCGATAAAAACATTACCTTGGAATATACAGGCACGGCCACCACCACCAAGCGGCTAACTGAAATTGCTGGACGCTTTGATGCAGAAATTAGCTATAGCTTTGGCTTTAAGGGTAATCGCTTAGTGCATAAGTATGTCAATTTTCACAAGAAGAGGGGCAAAGAAGTAGGCGAGCGCTTGGAGCTTGGCAAGGAAGTTAAAAGCATTAAGCGCAAAGTATCAATCACTGATCTATGTACAGCGGTTATTGCTACTGGACAACCTCACAAGGAAAAGATTAAGACTGAAAAAACCGTCACTGAAAAAGTTACTATTGATGATAACAACCCTGAACAAAAAAGCGGACCACCTGAAAAGCTCAAGAAGTTTATTGAGTGGTTTAAGGCCAGAGAGGGCAAAGTATCGTATAGCATGTACTCAAGGATGGGGCCTAACTCCTATGACTGTTCAAGTGCCGTTCACTTTGCGGCCAAGCATGCTGGGCTGATCCCTGGCAATCACTATATCGGTAGCACAGAAACCCTTTTTGGTATGAAAGGGACCTACTTAGACGAGATTAACCGCAATCAGATCAGATATGGGGATATTTTTGTTGCTGGTGTCCAAGGCGCTAGTGGTGGTGCTGGTGGTCATACTGGTGCAGTCATTGATGATAGCCATATTATCCACTGTAACTATGGATCTAACGGCATTGAGACAACACCAATTAATGGCCGTACTGGAGGCCCACCAGTGCGCTGGTTTCGCTGGAGAGATGCAGGAGAGCCAACTAATAGCCAACCCGCTAAGTATTGGACTAATAGCGATGTAACCAGGCATGACTTAGGTTATACCTTGCCAGGTATCACAGCGGAGCAGATTAACAACTGGGTTCGCTCAGTGAGTCCAAGCAGTGCCTTTAATGGCCAAGGAAATGTCTTTATTGAGTCCCAAAAGCAAAGCGGCCTTGATGCAAGATACCTTGTGGCTCACGCTGCCCTAGAAAGTGCCTGGGGTAATTCAAACTATGGCCGCAATTACCATAATTACTTTGGTATTGGAGCCTTTGACTCAAACCCTGATAATGCCAAAAACTACAGTAACCCTGGTTTAGCTGCTGGAATTATTGGCGGGGCTAACTGGATTGCTAAAAATTACTACAATGGCCAATGGAAGCAAAGAACCTTGTACTCTATGAGGTTTAACAACAATGTGCACCAATACGCAACAGACCCATCATGGGCAACTAAAATTGCCAATATCATGAAAGGGTCTGAGCGTTTTGTTAAGCCAGTATCATCCACTAAGCAGGTTAAGGAAGTCCAAAAGGTCATCACAGAAGAAAAAGAGGTTGAAAAAGAAACCAACCTTAAAGACTTTAGATATGATGACGGCCGCTTTTATACCACAGGTGGCGGCCACTTATGCGACCGCGAGACCGGCAAAATCTGGTCAAGGCATAGTAATAGCGATGAGGGTTATATTGTAAGGCGGTATGACTCACAGGCAACCAGCGAAAAAGCGTTATTTGATGAAGCTTTACGCTTTTTGAAGAACCACAACACGCCAAAGGTGGAGTATGAGGTAGCCTTAAATGACCTGCCAGAAAATGTAGATATTGGTGACACCGTTAGAATTATCGATAACGAAAGCAACCCGCCTTTATACTTAGACGCTAGATTGGTAGAGGTCACCTTAAAATCTGACCGGCCTAACCGTCCTAAAGTGGGCAAAGCGGTCTTTAGCAATTATGTCGAGAAAAAAGCAGGAATTACTAGTCTTTTAATCGACTTACAAGAGGCCGCTAAGTCTAACCGCTTTAAGTGGGAGAGTCAGCCATATACTATGGCCATTGACTCAAGTTCAGGCAGTCTTTTTAAAGATGGTGTTTTATCAACCACTTTAAGGGCCAATGTCCGGCGCTTAGGCATTGACCAAACAGCGGTCATTGAAAGTTTTATCTGGGAAAGAGTTTCCCAATATCCTGACAAGCTCACTAAGACAGATGCAGAATGGAATACAGCCCATAAAATTATCGGGGGTAACCAGTTAGACCTAACTGCTGAGGATGTCGAGCTTGAGGCCACATTTACATGTTCAGCCATGCTTGATGGTGTCGCAGTAGCGGTAGCCACCTATACCATTAAAAACTTAAATATTGGCATTTATAAGCAGGAAGCTGAGCCTCAAAATGCAAAATATGGCGATATTTGGCAATTTGATGATGGCCAACGTCACTGGAAGCGAGAATACCAAGGAAACGGAAAATGGGTTGACACAGTCACTAAAAGAGACCTTGACAAGATCCAACTAATGCCAGGCCCTCCTGGGGCCCCGGGTAAAGACGGTGAGCGTGGACTACCAGGGAAAGACGGGCGAGACGGAGCTGACGGAAAAAACGCTTATGTTCATTATGCTTATGCTGATAGCGCAGATGGGAGAATTGGCTTTACTTTAACCGCCACTCCTGGAAAGAAATACATAGGCATATACGCTGACCATACACAGGCGGACAGCAAAGACCCGAAAGCCTATGAGTGGTCGCTATTTAAAGGCCAAGACGGCGCACAAGGACTACCAGGTAAAGCAGGGGCTGACGGCCGCACACCGTATGTACATTATGCATGGGCTAACGACGAGGACGGCCACTATGACTTTAGCACATACAATAGTGTACAAAGGGAATTCATGGGAACGTGTGTTACCTATAGCAAGGACGACCCCGAAGATCCGAAGATGTATAGTTGGGTAAGAGTTAAGGGGGAACCTGGTGACCCGGGAGACCCTGGGAAACGAGGCCCGCAAGGTGTACAAGGGCCTCAAGGAGCGCAAGGGCCAAAGGGAGACACCGGAGCAACTGGAGCCCCTGGCCCGAGAGGCCCACAAGGAGAAAAAGGCGCAACTGGTGCTCAGGGTCCAACTGGTCCACAAGGCCCAAAAGGGGCTGATGGTGCAAGAGGTCCCCAAGGTCCTCAGGGGGCTACTGGACCACAAGGGCAAAGAGGCCCGCAAGGATCACCAGGACTACAAGGCCCACCAGGAAAAGACGGTATCACAACCTATACTTGGGTTAAGTATGCTGAGGATGCTAACGGCAAAAACATGTCTGACAATCCTGCTGGAAAGTCATACTTGGGCTTAGCTCAAAATAAAACCAGTCAAACCGAGTCAAACAATCCCAAAGACTATACTTGGATCTATACCAAGGGGGAAAAAGGTGTACCTGGCCAACCTGGGGCTAGAGGGCCACAAGGTCAAACTATGTACACCTGGATCAAGTATGCAAACAAACCCACCGGACAAGGTATGTCCGATCAGCCAGACGGTAAGAAATATATAGGGATTGCCTATAATAAAACGACACCAAGCAAATCAACCAATGCTGGAGACTATGCTTGGTCTTTAATGCCGCAAAATATTGAAATTGGTGGGAGAAACCTAATTCTTGATAGTAAGAAAAATGTTTCTAATTCAGACTATCCTTTAATTAATTTCAACCTGGCGGAAGACCTTATAGAGCAGGAGACCTACACTTTAACTGTTAATGCAGAATTAGCCAGTGAAAAAGAAAATTTTGCCCTTTATGACTCTTTGGGCTGGGGTGGTCAAATTACCTTGACAAAGATCAGAGATAGTATTTACCAAGGGACCTTTAAATATTCACCGTATAAAAATCATCCTCAAGGACTTAAAGCTGACCCTAGAATGGTGCGATTATATCCCTTGCCGGCCAATAAAAAAGGTGTTTCATCCTATCACTGGGCTAAGTTAGAAAAAGGAAATACCGCCACCGATTGGACACCAGCCCCAGAGGATGTGAATGACAGAATTGCTGCCAAGGCCTCACAAAATACCGTAGACGAGCTACAGAAAGCACAGTCAGCCCTACATACCTTGATGGAGCAATTTCCAAGCCCCGAGAGTCTGAAAGACTTATCAACCCAATTTAGTGATTTAAACGCCTATGCCAAGCAAATTGAGACCGCAGTGGCCTCAAATAAAACTGATCTCTTGGACCGCTTTAAGATCATGGAGTTACAGGTAGGATCAGCCCAAGCCTTTTTACAAGCTGTTAATAGACAATTAAGTTTTGGGGAAGAAGGTCTGATGCTTGGTAGTGAGGGCAGCGCCTTAAAAGTCGTGATGGACAATGAAAGATTATCATTCCTGGACTCAGGGAAAGAGGTGGCCTATATCAGTGGCCAAACATTATATATCTTGTCTGGGGTATTTATATCATCCTTAGCTGTAGGTAATCACAAGTTTGAAAAGCAAGCAAATAGTAAAATTCACACCATTGTAAGTCTTATAGGAGGTGCATAG
- a CDS encoding peptidoglycan amidohydrolase family protein, whose product MGFIEDVAPYAQKYSKNIFPSVTIAQAVLESGWGKSRLAQDYNNYFGIKGDGVVLPTLEDDGSGNYYQIKDSFRVYDDWGGAFKDHDAIFETSPKLMHIPKAKTPEDQCRAMVGSYATDTAYADKLIRIINANNLKQYDQGYDKGSDDVGINLQAAVDYMYSLANQGINYSMYGSRTGSDGTGDCSGTVYTALRQAGCSDAGWILNTDSMHDWLERNGFELIAHNQAWDAVMGDVCIFGTKGASGGAAGHVVLFVDAWNVIHCNYARNGVTVDNEAVVCPYSMGWYVYRLKDFKPEAPAKFEPGNKVDLQEYATHFQIGEKIADHVKGKTFTVKEVKAVNAANSDWAYLLADDTSYLGWILEQDLAKHIEKTDKFQIGDKVKLRGDKATHWAGIYTDLVRNGGQPVSERDIDKGLQDKAFQVTWLGDERTVELALLKEDGTQGQYRYIAYDWDLVDY is encoded by the coding sequence ATGGGATTTATTGAAGATGTAGCGCCTTACGCTCAAAAGTACAGTAAGAATATTTTTCCATCTGTAACCATTGCTCAAGCAGTTTTAGAAAGTGGCTGGGGCAAGTCACGACTGGCCCAAGACTATAATAACTACTTTGGTATTAAAGGTGATGGGGTAGTCCTACCCACCTTGGAAGATGATGGTAGCGGTAATTACTATCAAATTAAGGACAGCTTTAGAGTCTATGACGATTGGGGCGGTGCTTTTAAAGATCATGATGCTATCTTTGAGACAAGTCCTAAGCTGATGCATATCCCAAAAGCCAAAACACCAGAAGACCAATGCCGGGCTATGGTAGGGTCTTATGCTACTGATACAGCTTATGCCGATAAATTAATCAGGATTATTAATGCCAACAACTTAAAACAGTATGATCAAGGATATGACAAAGGGAGTGATGATGTGGGTATCAATTTACAAGCAGCAGTAGATTATATGTATAGTCTGGCCAATCAAGGAATTAATTATTCCATGTATGGCTCACGGACTGGTTCAGACGGTACAGGAGACTGCTCAGGCACCGTATACACGGCTTTAAGACAGGCTGGGTGTTCTGATGCCGGTTGGATCTTAAATACCGATAGCATGCATGATTGGCTTGAGCGCAACGGCTTTGAGCTTATCGCACACAACCAGGCCTGGGATGCTGTTATGGGGGATGTATGTATTTTTGGGACTAAAGGAGCAAGTGGCGGCGCTGCTGGCCATGTAGTCCTCTTTGTGGATGCCTGGAATGTTATTCACTGTAACTATGCTAGAAATGGCGTAACGGTCGATAATGAGGCCGTGGTTTGTCCTTACAGCATGGGCTGGTATGTATACCGCCTGAAAGACTTTAAGCCTGAGGCACCGGCTAAATTTGAGCCTGGTAACAAGGTAGACCTGCAAGAATACGCTACCCATTTCCAAATTGGCGAGAAGATTGCGGACCATGTTAAAGGCAAGACTTTCACGGTTAAAGAGGTTAAAGCCGTCAATGCTGCCAACTCAGACTGGGCTTATTTGTTGGCCGACGATACAAGCTATTTAGGTTGGATCCTAGAGCAAGACTTGGCTAAACATATCGAAAAAACCGACAAGTTCCAAATTGGCGATAAAGTCAAACTTAGAGGAGACAAAGCTACCCACTGGGCTGGTATCTACACTGACTTAGTCCGCAATGGTGGCCAACCAGTATCAGAGCGGGACATTGATAAAGGCTTACAAGATAAAGCTTTCCAAGTAACTTGGTTAGGTGATGAGCGGACTGTAGAGCTTGCCTTACTCAAAGAGGATGGCACTCAAGGGCAATACAGATATATTGCTTATGATTGGGACTTAGTTGACTACTAA
- a CDS encoding lactonase family protein has translation MEKIYLAGYTRQDNQGIHLLKWDSHHEEIKGHELIISESNPTYLALSTDGKELYTLTDQPSPGVSHYRKEGQHFVFVDHCAFLEHNGCYLALDEERQLLLNANYHEGTLALIKIQSDGQLQLQQIISRTGQGPHPNQESSHCHYFNTSPDGKYYLACDLGTDSVISYQFDQEGQLQEKASYQCQAGTGPRHLVFHPKEDILYVIGELSHTIDILTYDEGHFSFVDRVNCLPETYSGENSSAAIRISQDGNFLYVSNRGYNSLEVFEVSKDGSQLIHIQSIPSGGDFPRDFNFDANQSHVIVGHQKEKKVAFFKRDHYTGQLSPLNVSCPLNEIVCVQ, from the coding sequence ATGGAAAAGATCTATTTAGCTGGCTATACACGTCAAGACAACCAAGGCATCCATCTACTAAAATGGGATAGTCATCATGAGGAAATTAAAGGCCATGAATTAATAATTTCTGAATCAAATCCAACTTACCTGGCTCTTTCTACTGATGGTAAAGAACTCTATACGCTCACTGACCAACCGAGCCCTGGAGTCAGCCATTATCGAAAAGAAGGCCAGCATTTCGTTTTTGTTGATCACTGTGCCTTCTTGGAACATAACGGCTGTTACCTCGCTCTAGATGAAGAGCGCCAATTATTACTCAATGCCAATTACCATGAAGGAACATTGGCGCTTATAAAAATACAAAGTGATGGTCAATTACAGCTCCAACAAATAATCAGCCGGACTGGCCAAGGGCCTCACCCCAACCAAGAAAGCTCTCACTGCCATTATTTTAACACCAGTCCAGATGGCAAATACTACCTAGCCTGTGACTTAGGGACAGATAGTGTGATCAGCTATCAATTTGACCAAGAGGGCCAATTACAGGAAAAAGCCTCCTACCAATGTCAAGCAGGAACTGGTCCCCGGCATTTAGTTTTCCACCCTAAAGAAGACATTCTTTATGTGATTGGTGAGCTTTCACACACCATCGATATTTTGACTTATGATGAGGGGCACTTTTCCTTTGTCGACCGGGTGAATTGTTTACCAGAGACTTATAGCGGTGAAAATAGTAGTGCTGCAATTCGTATCTCCCAAGATGGAAACTTCTTATATGTCTCCAATCGAGGTTACAACAGCCTAGAAGTATTTGAAGTTTCTAAAGATGGTTCTCAATTAATTCATATTCAATCCATTCCTTCTGGTGGAGACTTTCCACGTGATTTTAACTTTGACGCTAACCAAAGTCACGTTATTGTAGGACATCAAAAAGAGAAGAAAGTGGCCTTCTTTAAACGTGACCACTATACCGGACAGTTAAGCCCACTCAATGTTAGCTGTCCCCTCAATGAAATTGTTTGCGTCCAATAG
- the ald gene encoding alanine dehydrogenase: MRIGVPKEIKNHEDRVAMTPANAFNLVQAGHEVLIESSAGVGSSYEDSEYEEVGAKIVSSAKEAWDVDMVVKVKEPLESEYQYLREDLIVMTYLHLADNEPLVDALIENKTTGVAYETMELNGKLPLLNPMSEVAGRTAIQVGAHYLEKTNGGKGKLLGGVPGTQAGKVVIIGGGNVGYNAARMAVGLGANVTILDLNPARLGELDDLFQGRVNTLMSNAYNIANEVKDADVVIGSVLIPGRKAPILVTEDMVKTMEEGSVLIDVAIDQGGNFETSDHATNHDDPVYTKHGIVHYTVANIPGAVPKTATEALTNATMTYVQQIANLGIEEAAKANHTVFTGVNTYKGELTSADVAETSKHDYKELKF, encoded by the coding sequence ATGAGAATTGGTGTACCTAAAGAAATCAAGAATCATGAAGATCGGGTGGCGATGACACCGGCCAATGCCTTTAACCTTGTCCAAGCTGGTCATGAAGTGCTTATCGAAAGCTCAGCTGGTGTAGGTTCTTCATATGAAGATAGTGAATATGAAGAAGTAGGAGCTAAGATCGTAAGCTCTGCTAAAGAAGCATGGGACGTTGATATGGTGGTTAAGGTTAAAGAACCCCTTGAATCTGAATACCAATATCTCCGTGAAGACTTAATTGTGATGACCTATCTGCATTTAGCGGATAACGAACCTTTGGTGGATGCTTTAATTGAAAATAAAACCACAGGTGTAGCTTATGAAACCATGGAGTTAAATGGAAAATTGCCTTTACTTAACCCAATGAGTGAAGTGGCTGGACGGACTGCTATTCAAGTCGGTGCTCACTATCTTGAAAAAACTAATGGTGGTAAAGGGAAACTTTTAGGTGGTGTGCCAGGAACACAAGCCGGGAAAGTGGTTATTATCGGCGGCGGTAATGTTGGTTATAATGCCGCTCGGATGGCTGTTGGCTTAGGCGCTAATGTAACTATTCTTGACTTGAATCCAGCACGTTTAGGTGAATTAGATGACCTCTTCCAAGGTCGCGTAAATACATTAATGTCCAATGCTTATAACATTGCTAATGAAGTAAAGGATGCTGATGTAGTCATCGGCTCCGTTCTTATTCCTGGACGTAAGGCACCAATTTTAGTAACGGAAGATATGGTGAAGACCATGGAAGAAGGTTCTGTTTTAATCGACGTTGCTATTGACCAAGGTGGTAACTTTGAAACTTCTGACCATGCAACGAACCATGATGATCCTGTATATACTAAACATGGTATTGTTCATTATACCGTTGCAAATATTCCAGGAGCTGTACCAAAGACAGCTACAGAAGCATTAACCAACGCTACCATGACTTATGTTCAACAAATTGCTAATTTAGGTATTGAAGAAGCTGCTAAAGCTAACCATACAGTATTTACTGGGGTGAACACCTACAAGGGTGAATTAACTAGCGCCGATGTAGCTGAAACCAGTAAGCATGATTACAAAGAGTTAAAATTCTAA
- a CDS encoding phage holin, with translation MDFKMKNSTYDTLKWIILIVAPALMTLVSTIGGLYGWPQTEVTVAVIGAVTTFAGAITGVSSKNYNDK, from the coding sequence ATGGATTTCAAAATGAAGAATAGCACTTATGACACGCTGAAATGGATCATCTTAATTGTGGCACCAGCTTTAATGACCCTGGTTAGCACTATTGGCGGCCTTTACGGCTGGCCACAAACAGAAGTGACCGTAGCGGTCATTGGGGCAGTAACCACTTTTGCTGGTGCAATTACAGGAGTATCATCCAAAAATTATAACGACAAATAG
- a CDS encoding DUF859 family phage minor structural protein — protein sequence MATFIGGKGNLRPYLEMEVDVISQQVENNRSQLRVRLYYKQDSGTIQYSAHYAGAINVDGQNFPFTANVGIYRAGRHLLREQWLWVAHNEDGTKSIDVSGNYNFNLTFNGAWIGNFGVSGRMDLPKIARSSGLKITNTSGQAISIAPVGSVIRFNIDRSNSNYRYTLRSNFYAMDVAIADKISSTTYDWTIPTSWASKFTEATKTWTTFYVDTYNGNQKLGTTQATLDISVPDNAGPTIYSFQAVDLSGQTKQLFGQFAQGRSQIRFDVSAATDYSATIRSYSITFDGQTYSDIRHTFIPQNSGQLPAVVTVTDSRGKTATKTINVNVMAYNPPKIQLFAPARAGGGTNSTVQALLSLKVADIQVGGQFKNQASVKIEYRPKGTASWTLGYSGQLNQASFSTTVTAGTNIDIGKAYDFRLTLTDKISTAISTAEISTAKVVACFSDVGMGIGKIPESGRVLDVGGDTFINGTLYTLKNGQYISISNENSSWAHYNTSAPSGHFFNKNLSVRGDVFAGPNYNEKLMKVSDVQSGSNANGNWVRFPDGTQICYKFGLSLASGWTDYKAAIWTYPVAFSSLPVITGTVHDNQYTDMTISNVSKNTGQIQIRSRNNDYGTGNVLISAMAIGRWK from the coding sequence ATGGCTACATTTATAGGAGGTAAGGGCAATCTAAGGCCTTACCTAGAAATGGAAGTTGATGTAATCAGTCAACAGGTTGAAAACAACCGATCACAGCTTAGAGTCCGGCTATACTACAAGCAGGACAGCGGGACCATCCAATATAGTGCCCACTATGCTGGGGCTATTAATGTGGATGGCCAAAATTTCCCATTTACTGCTAATGTGGGGATCTACCGGGCTGGCCGGCACCTTTTGAGGGAGCAATGGCTATGGGTTGCTCATAATGAAGATGGCACAAAGTCAATTGATGTCAGCGGTAATTACAACTTTAATCTAACCTTTAATGGGGCTTGGATTGGTAATTTTGGTGTTAGTGGCAGAATGGACTTACCAAAGATTGCTAGGTCAAGTGGGTTAAAGATTACTAACACCAGTGGCCAGGCGATAAGCATAGCCCCGGTAGGTAGCGTTATCCGTTTTAATATTGACCGGTCTAATAGTAATTACAGGTATACCTTGAGATCTAACTTTTACGCTATGGATGTTGCCATTGCTGACAAGATCAGTAGTACAACATATGATTGGACTATTCCTACCTCTTGGGCATCTAAATTTACAGAGGCCACCAAGACATGGACCACCTTTTATGTTGATACTTATAACGGCAATCAGAAGCTAGGGACCACACAAGCTACCCTAGATATTTCAGTACCCGACAATGCTGGGCCGACAATTTACAGCTTTCAAGCCGTGGACCTAAGCGGACAGACAAAACAGCTTTTTGGCCAATTTGCCCAAGGTCGTAGCCAAATCCGCTTTGATGTGAGTGCTGCCACTGATTACAGTGCCACCATACGTAGTTATTCAATAACTTTTGATGGCCAAACCTATTCAGACATTAGGCATACTTTTATACCGCAAAATAGCGGCCAATTGCCGGCAGTAGTTACTGTTACAGATAGCAGGGGTAAAACAGCAACCAAGACAATTAATGTTAATGTCATGGCTTACAATCCTCCTAAGATTCAGCTTTTTGCCCCAGCACGAGCAGGAGGCGGCACTAACTCTACTGTACAAGCCCTACTGTCTTTAAAAGTTGCCGATATACAAGTAGGCGGCCAATTTAAAAACCAAGCAAGTGTCAAGATAGAGTACAGGCCTAAGGGCACCGCCTCTTGGACTTTGGGCTATAGTGGGCAGCTTAACCAAGCCAGCTTTAGCACAACGGTAACGGCGGGCACAAACATAGACATTGGTAAAGCTTATGATTTCCGCTTAACGTTAACAGACAAGATCAGTACTGCTATTTCAACTGCTGAAATTTCAACTGCTAAGGTGGTCGCTTGCTTTAGTGATGTAGGTATGGGTATTGGAAAAATTCCGGAAAGTGGCCGGGTACTGGATGTTGGTGGTGATACCTTTATTAATGGCACACTATATACGCTTAAAAACGGTCAATATATATCTATTTCTAACGAAAATAGTTCGTGGGCACATTACAACACTAGTGCACCATCTGGACATTTTTTTAATAAAAATCTTTCTGTTAGGGGGGATGTTTTCGCAGGCCCTAACTACAATGAAAAGTTGATGAAAGTATCTGATGTACAATCAGGCTCTAATGCCAACGGTAACTGGGTAAGATTTCCGGATGGTACTCAAATTTGTTATAAGTTTGGTCTTTCCTTAGCTTCTGGATGGACTGACTACAAAGCAGCAATTTGGACATACCCAGTAGCTTTTTCCAGTTTGCCAGTAATTACAGGCACAGTACATGACAATCAATATACTGATATGACCATTTCTAACGTTTCAAAAAATACCGGGCAAATTCAAATCAGATCTAGAAATAATGACTATGGAACAGGAAACGTTTTAATATCTGCCATGGCCATTGGGAGGTGGAAATAG
- a CDS encoding undecaprenyl-diphosphate phosphatase produces MLDIIKVFIMGIVEGITEWLPISSTGHLILVEEFISMDFRPEFWNIFVYVIQLGAILAVVWIYFDRLNPFSSQKSAEEKKQTWETWFKVVVGCIPAGVIGLLFNDFAEEHFQNWVVVSAALIIYGIAFIVVENRNKNRPITVHSTQDLSYKKAFQIGLFQALSVIPGTSRSGSSILGATILGTSRPTAADFSFFMSIPIMFGMTFLKLTKGFLDGFRFSSQEGFLLILGMVIAYIVSILTIRFLLRYVQKNDFKAFGWYRIALGIIVIIFFAIFQ; encoded by the coding sequence ATGTTAGATATTATCAAAGTTTTCATCATGGGAATTGTTGAAGGAATTACCGAATGGTTGCCGATTAGTAGTACTGGCCACTTAATTTTGGTAGAAGAATTTATTTCCATGGATTTTAGACCGGAATTTTGGAATATTTTTGTATACGTTATCCAATTAGGGGCAATCTTAGCCGTTGTTTGGATCTATTTTGACCGCTTAAATCCTTTTTCAAGTCAAAAAAGTGCTGAAGAGAAAAAGCAGACTTGGGAAACTTGGTTTAAGGTGGTAGTTGGCTGTATTCCCGCAGGTGTTATTGGTCTTTTATTTAACGACTTCGCAGAAGAACATTTCCAAAATTGGGTGGTAGTATCTGCTGCACTGATTATTTACGGAATTGCCTTCATCGTCGTTGAAAATCGAAATAAAAACCGCCCTATAACCGTCCATTCAACTCAAGACTTATCTTACAAAAAAGCCTTTCAAATTGGACTCTTCCAGGCCCTATCAGTCATTCCTGGGACCTCAAGGTCTGGTTCATCCATCCTAGGAGCAACGATTTTAGGAACCTCCCGCCCTACTGCTGCCGATTTTTCCTTTTTTATGAGTATTCCCATTATGTTCGGAATGACTTTCTTAAAACTAACTAAGGGATTCCTCGACGGATTTCGCTTTTCCAGTCAGGAAGGCTTCCTACTAATCTTAGGAATGGTCATCGCCTACATTGTTTCGATTTTAACGATTCGCTTCTTACTACGCTATGTCCAAAAGAATGATTTTAAAGCCTTTGGTTGGTATCGGATTGCTTTAGGAATTATAGTAATTATCTTCTTTGCTATTTTTCAATAA